A window of Tautonia plasticadhaerens contains these coding sequences:
- a CDS encoding thymidylate synthase, whose amino-acid sequence MESAYLDLLRDVRRSGVLKPTRAVLPSTGKKVDALSVFGRQARYDLSLGFPAVTTKRLAFGPVVHELIWFLLGSTNIAYLKEHKVTIWDEWADEEGNLGPVYGKQWRSWEAPDGRTVDQIDQVVRGIERLKIDPTDAMGRRLIVSAWNPSDIEAMALPPCHTMFQFSLTEGRLSCQLYQRSADLFLGVPFNMASYALLTHLVAHVTGVEVGEFIHTIGDAHIYTNHLEQVDEQLSREPYPPPTLRIDPTVSSLDGIRREQVELVGYRHHPALRGEVAV is encoded by the coding sequence ATGGAATCGGCCTATCTCGATCTCCTTCGAGACGTCCGGCGAAGTGGCGTCCTCAAACCGACGCGGGCGGTCCTCCCCTCGACGGGGAAGAAGGTCGACGCGCTGAGCGTCTTCGGCCGCCAGGCCCGCTACGACCTCTCGCTCGGCTTCCCCGCGGTGACGACCAAGCGGCTCGCCTTCGGCCCGGTGGTTCACGAGCTGATCTGGTTCCTCCTCGGCTCGACGAACATCGCGTATCTGAAGGAACACAAGGTCACCATCTGGGACGAGTGGGCCGACGAGGAGGGGAACCTCGGACCGGTCTACGGCAAGCAGTGGAGGTCGTGGGAGGCCCCCGACGGCCGGACCGTCGACCAGATCGATCAGGTGGTGCGTGGGATCGAACGGCTGAAAATCGATCCGACCGACGCGATGGGCCGACGACTGATCGTCTCGGCCTGGAACCCGAGCGACATCGAGGCGATGGCGCTGCCGCCCTGCCACACGATGTTCCAGTTCTCGCTGACCGAGGGGCGGCTCTCCTGCCAGCTCTACCAGCGGTCGGCCGACCTGTTCCTGGGCGTGCCGTTCAACATGGCCAGCTATGCGCTGCTGACGCACCTGGTGGCACACGTGACCGGGGTCGAGGTGGGGGAGTTCATCCACACGATCGGCGACGCGCACATCTACACCAACCACCTCGAACAGGTGGACGAGCAACTCTCCCGGGAGCCGTATCCGCCGCCGACCCTGAGGATCGACCCGACGGTATCGAGCCTGGACGGGATCCGGCGTGAGCAGGTCGAGCTGGTCGGCTACCGCCACCACCCCGCCTTGCGGGGCGAGGTGGCGGTTTGA
- a CDS encoding dihydrofolate reductase translates to MRLSMVVATSPDGVIGKVGLIPWHLPRDLKRFRSITMGHPILMGRRTHESIGRPLPGRVNVVVSTRHGYQPEGCTVARSPEEALRIAADSGAEEAMVVGGERLYRHFLPTCDAVHLTVVEGQFDGDARFPIEQLLASAWTVEQREEWPADDRNPFPHRYELLRRPPGH, encoded by the coding sequence TTGAGGCTCTCGATGGTCGTCGCCACCAGCCCCGACGGGGTCATCGGCAAGGTCGGGTTGATCCCCTGGCACCTGCCGAGGGACCTGAAGCGGTTCCGATCGATCACGATGGGCCACCCGATCCTGATGGGTCGGCGCACGCACGAGTCGATCGGTCGGCCGCTCCCGGGCCGCGTGAACGTCGTCGTGTCGACGCGGCACGGCTACCAGCCCGAGGGCTGCACCGTGGCCCGTTCGCCCGAGGAGGCACTGCGGATCGCTGCCGACAGCGGGGCCGAGGAGGCGATGGTTGTCGGCGGGGAACGGCTGTATCGCCACTTCCTGCCGACCTGCGACGCGGTCCACCTGACGGTGGTCGAGGGGCAATTCGACGGCGACGCGAGGTTCCCGATCGAGCAGCTTCTCGCGTCCGCCTGGACCGTCGAGCAACGGGAAGAATGGCCGGCCGACGACCGAAATCCCTTCCCCCACCGATACGAACTGCTCAGGAGGCCTCCCGGCCACTGA
- a CDS encoding reverse transcriptase family protein: MNEDEKARLYREVTRSASESAVLRRMHALGFWPHGEGLPPDPPEEHAERARIEAELADLRRTHARVEDPEAALVEERRRRWEESKARRAEARARRLQEQQVRREEWDRHRSSTMVHAGIGVSAGLQDARSDEEALSRRGLPVLHRAEDLAGQIGIELGALRWLTYHRRSASVVHYHRYEIAKKTGGVRCISAPKPALAFAQRWVFDQILRRLDPEPQAHGFVPGRSIVTNASTHAGRAVVVNLDMKDFFPSVTFRRVKGLFRAIGYSEHLATVLALLCTEPPRVPATLDGKTTHIALGDRVLPQGACTSPSITNALCRRLDRRLDGLARRHGFTYTRYADDLTFSGDRPAVVGRLLRSVRSILAAEGFVEHPSKTRIMRRGGRQEVTGVTVNDRPNVSRRELRTLRAILHNAARLGLESQNREDHPDFASHLRGRVEFACMVDPSRAGTYRDALSRALQGPGAP, encoded by the coding sequence ATGAATGAAGACGAGAAGGCCCGCCTCTACCGAGAGGTCACCCGGTCCGCCTCCGAGTCGGCGGTGCTCCGCCGGATGCACGCCCTCGGCTTCTGGCCGCACGGCGAGGGCCTGCCGCCGGATCCCCCGGAGGAACACGCCGAGCGTGCCCGGATCGAGGCCGAACTGGCCGACCTCCGCCGGACGCACGCCCGGGTCGAGGATCCGGAGGCCGCTCTCGTCGAGGAGCGTCGCCGGCGCTGGGAGGAGAGCAAGGCCCGCCGGGCCGAGGCCAGGGCCCGGCGCCTCCAGGAACAGCAGGTACGTCGGGAGGAATGGGACCGCCACCGCTCCTCGACCATGGTCCATGCCGGGATCGGCGTCAGCGCCGGACTCCAGGACGCTCGATCGGACGAGGAGGCCCTCTCCCGCCGCGGCCTGCCGGTCCTGCACCGGGCCGAGGATCTCGCCGGGCAGATCGGTATCGAGCTGGGAGCCCTCCGCTGGCTGACCTACCACCGACGATCCGCCTCCGTCGTCCACTATCACCGCTACGAGATCGCCAAGAAGACCGGCGGCGTCCGCTGCATCTCCGCCCCGAAGCCGGCCCTGGCCTTCGCCCAGCGCTGGGTCTTCGACCAGATCCTCCGGCGGCTCGACCCCGAGCCCCAGGCCCACGGCTTCGTCCCCGGGCGGTCGATCGTCACGAACGCCTCGACCCACGCGGGGCGGGCGGTGGTGGTGAATCTCGACATGAAGGACTTCTTCCCCTCGGTCACTTTCCGCCGCGTGAAGGGGCTGTTCCGCGCGATCGGCTACTCCGAACACCTCGCCACCGTGCTCGCCCTGCTCTGCACCGAGCCCCCCCGAGTGCCGGCCACCCTCGACGGCAAGACCACCCACATCGCCCTGGGGGACCGCGTCCTCCCCCAGGGCGCCTGCACCAGCCCGAGCATCACCAACGCCCTCTGCCGTCGCCTCGACCGAAGGCTGGACGGCCTCGCGCGTCGCCATGGATTCACCTACACCCGGTACGCCGACGACCTCACGTTCTCCGGCGACCGCCCCGCCGTCGTCGGCCGCCTGCTCCGCTCCGTCCGCTCAATCCTCGCGGCCGAGGGGTTCGTCGAGCACCCGTCCAAGACCCGGATCATGCGTCGGGGGGGCCGCCAGGAGGTCACCGGCGTGACGGTCAATGACCGGCCGAACGTCTCCCGACGCGAGTTGCGCACCCTCCGAGCAATCCTGCACAACGCGGCCCGCCTCGGCCTTGAGAGCCAGAACCGGGAGGACCATCCCGACTTCGCCTCGCACCTTCGCGGCCGGGTCGAATTCGCGTGCATGGTCGATCCGTCCCGGGCCGGGACCTACCGCGACGCGCTGTCGCGGGCCCTCCAAGGGCCCGGCGCCCCTTGA
- a CDS encoding glycosyltransferase family 4 protein encodes MRVGFDGGCLSNRRGFGRFARSLLTALGTVETEHDLVVLIDEPSLETVRIPERFETVAVPVREAPSRAASAEGRRRVPDLLAFGRAAAGAGLDAMVFPSSYSFFPVWNVGRVVVTIFDALPLVYPELVFPSWRGRLFWTLKERLAARSADQILTTSDASRRDLVAHYRLPADRIGLIGAAPDPIFRPTASGPESEAALARYGLGPGERFLLYVGGLSPHKNLPRLISAFARSAPSDVRLAIVGDFGDVFHTHVPELRSEADRLGVTDRIVFTGFVPDPDLVFLYGRSVALVQPSLLEGFGLPPVEAMACGTPVLASSAGSLPEVVGDAGLFFDPTDPEAMAGAVATVLGDPDARRRIADRALERSAAFTWDAVARQLLGHLDVLLPVESPNRPEAA; translated from the coding sequence ATGCGGGTCGGCTTCGATGGGGGCTGTCTCTCCAACCGTCGCGGATTCGGCCGATTCGCCCGGTCGCTGCTCACGGCGCTGGGGACCGTCGAGACGGAGCACGACCTGGTCGTCCTGATCGACGAGCCATCCCTGGAGACGGTCCGGATCCCCGAGCGGTTCGAGACGGTCGCCGTGCCCGTCCGGGAGGCGCCCAGTCGGGCCGCCTCGGCCGAAGGCCGTCGACGGGTGCCCGACCTGCTCGCCTTCGGCCGGGCGGCGGCCGGGGCGGGCCTCGACGCGATGGTCTTCCCGTCGTCGTACAGCTTCTTCCCCGTCTGGAACGTGGGCCGGGTCGTGGTGACGATCTTCGATGCGTTGCCGCTGGTGTACCCCGAGCTGGTCTTCCCGAGCTGGCGGGGAAGGCTCTTCTGGACGCTCAAGGAGCGGCTGGCGGCCCGGTCGGCCGACCAGATCCTGACCACCTCCGACGCCTCGCGCCGCGACCTGGTCGCGCACTACCGGCTCCCCGCCGACCGCATCGGCCTGATCGGCGCCGCCCCGGATCCGATCTTCCGGCCGACCGCATCGGGCCCGGAGTCCGAAGCCGCCCTCGCCCGGTACGGCCTGGGGCCGGGGGAGCGGTTCCTGCTCTACGTCGGCGGCCTGAGCCCGCACAAGAACCTGCCTCGACTGATCTCGGCCTTCGCCCGGTCGGCGCCCAGCGATGTCCGCCTGGCAATCGTCGGCGACTTCGGCGACGTCTTCCACACGCACGTCCCCGAACTCCGGTCGGAAGCCGATCGGCTCGGCGTCACGGATCGGATCGTCTTCACGGGATTCGTCCCGGACCCCGATCTCGTGTTCCTTTACGGCCGGTCGGTGGCGCTGGTGCAGCCGTCGCTGCTGGAGGGGTTCGGGCTGCCTCCGGTCGAGGCGATGGCGTGCGGGACGCCCGTGCTCGCCAGCTCGGCCGGGTCGCTGCCGGAGGTGGTCGGCGACGCCGGCCTGTTCTTCGACCCGACGGATCCGGAGGCGATGGCCGGGGCCGTCGCCACCGTCCTCGGCGACCCCGACGCTCGCCGTCGGATCGCCGACCGGGCCCTCGAACGGTCGGCCGCCTTCACCTGGGACGCGGTCGCCCGGCAATTGCTCGGCCACCTGGACGTCCTCCTCCCCGTCGAGTCCCCGAACCGCCCGGAGGCCGCCTGA
- a CDS encoding HEAT repeat domain-containing protein, whose translation MIPEPVRLHNPTGPDRVAVVSAAEAWGTPGSFHVLVARGPRAGKLGMGTTYGPFTVEELADRFAEVVAALGLELFAEAGRSLLIDALLDARPQVRARAAARLGWRRDRGAVGPLIAALASAEGETCALLDALGAIGDPVAIPAVRPFAGRKLLSRRRSAVEALRLLGDLEGLAEHADRIRATLPEPLLTALDAIDPDDPRPGAEDAIVSVFPSVEDQYRGLALDTLYELGTPVAVAAIRAVLPGLRFDRVYHWRYLKSIYKRSMLRHDAVTFGLLSHAIEARGRQTKGVAASVKSGLDGGVHHTRIFARPTQRYLRRLAWRYLRNLARHRPDRYAAAAAEALVPYGPEDAREPSGLYGAFADCYLLNRILHNQGDRLVLDHSRLSFRWRDADSFRAPADRREEAFPDRWDAHPRAYLRLLGSSRLPSVHAFALRAVEERHRDILGDASVEELLPMLRAPHEPTVRLGLDELRRRFDPEHPDLLLVDRLIADQIPEARELARSWLRESSPLWTRDAEWVVLFTTSGDPDLSMLAAGLAADRLKSDPGLRRILSARLLDLFRQPEAQPGSLDAYLLIARDALLDDLDEQLDLDTLIHLILTGPPQAQALGGDLLARRPEAVEKLGLEGLSQLANHEIAAVRAATHALLRLAVDRFRDDPGPLLMLVESDWPDTRVVAFGLLRDGLGPDVLGPPGLMGLLDSNRVDVQDVARVLVLRHVDRFDPVELVPRLVEHPHPNMRRFALDLVIDHLPDGAEALDRLSWFFRAALFDLRPERPVKRRIINFLRDRGLRDPFQARVAAELLGDFARSATRSDADRALHAVVSILIAHPDTPSDVSIGHSAGGVA comes from the coding sequence ATGATCCCGGAACCGGTGCGGCTGCACAACCCGACCGGGCCCGACCGCGTGGCCGTCGTCTCCGCCGCCGAGGCCTGGGGGACGCCCGGCTCCTTCCACGTCCTCGTCGCCCGGGGACCCCGGGCCGGCAAGCTCGGCATGGGCACCACCTACGGCCCCTTCACGGTCGAAGAACTGGCCGACCGCTTCGCCGAGGTCGTCGCCGCACTGGGGCTCGAACTGTTCGCCGAGGCCGGACGATCGCTCCTCATCGACGCCCTGCTCGACGCCCGCCCCCAGGTCCGGGCCCGGGCCGCCGCCCGCCTCGGCTGGAGGCGCGACCGGGGCGCCGTCGGGCCGCTCATCGCCGCGCTGGCCTCGGCCGAGGGGGAGACCTGTGCCCTCCTCGATGCCCTCGGCGCCATCGGCGACCCCGTCGCGATCCCCGCGGTCCGCCCCTTCGCCGGCCGCAAGCTCCTCTCCCGACGCCGGTCGGCCGTGGAGGCCTTGCGGCTCCTCGGCGACCTCGAAGGGCTCGCCGAACACGCCGATCGCATCCGGGCCACCTTGCCCGAGCCGCTCCTGACCGCCCTCGACGCAATCGACCCGGACGACCCGCGGCCGGGGGCCGAGGACGCCATCGTCTCGGTCTTCCCCTCCGTCGAGGATCAATACCGGGGGCTCGCCCTGGACACGCTTTACGAGCTGGGGACGCCGGTCGCCGTCGCCGCGATCCGAGCGGTCCTGCCCGGCCTCCGATTCGATCGCGTCTATCACTGGCGATACCTCAAGAGCATCTACAAGCGGTCGATGCTCCGGCACGACGCCGTCACTTTCGGCCTGCTCAGCCACGCCATCGAGGCCAGGGGGAGACAGACAAAGGGGGTCGCGGCCTCGGTCAAGTCGGGACTCGACGGCGGCGTCCATCACACCCGGATCTTCGCCCGACCGACCCAGCGCTATCTCCGTCGACTCGCCTGGCGATACCTCCGCAACCTCGCCCGACACCGCCCCGACCGGTACGCCGCCGCCGCCGCCGAGGCCCTCGTCCCGTACGGGCCCGAGGACGCCCGGGAGCCGTCCGGGCTCTACGGCGCATTTGCCGACTGCTACCTCCTGAACCGCATCCTCCACAACCAGGGCGACCGCCTCGTCCTCGACCATTCCCGCCTCTCGTTCCGATGGCGAGACGCCGATTCGTTCCGGGCCCCGGCCGATCGCCGGGAGGAGGCATTCCCCGATCGGTGGGACGCCCATCCCCGTGCCTACCTCCGCCTGCTCGGTTCTTCGCGACTGCCCTCGGTCCACGCGTTCGCCCTCCGGGCCGTCGAGGAGCGACATCGAGACATCCTCGGCGACGCGTCCGTCGAGGAGTTGTTGCCGATGCTCCGGGCCCCCCACGAGCCGACCGTCCGGCTCGGCCTCGACGAGCTGCGGCGTCGGTTCGACCCCGAGCACCCCGACCTCCTGCTCGTCGACCGGCTGATCGCCGACCAAATCCCCGAGGCCCGAGAGCTCGCCCGGTCCTGGCTCCGGGAGTCGAGCCCCCTCTGGACCCGGGACGCCGAGTGGGTCGTCCTCTTCACCACCTCCGGCGACCCGGACCTCTCGATGCTTGCCGCCGGGCTGGCCGCCGACCGCCTCAAGAGCGACCCCGGGCTGCGCCGGATCCTCTCGGCCCGCCTGCTCGACCTGTTCCGACAGCCCGAGGCCCAACCGGGCTCGCTCGACGCCTACCTCCTGATCGCCCGGGATGCCCTGCTCGACGACCTCGACGAGCAACTCGACCTGGATACCCTGATCCACCTCATCCTCACCGGGCCTCCCCAGGCGCAGGCCCTCGGCGGGGATCTGCTGGCGAGGCGGCCCGAGGCGGTCGAGAAACTCGGTCTGGAGGGTCTCTCCCAGCTCGCCAATCACGAGATCGCCGCCGTCCGGGCCGCCACCCATGCCCTGCTCCGTCTCGCCGTCGACCGCTTCCGAGACGACCCGGGCCCGCTGCTGATGCTCGTCGAGAGTGACTGGCCCGACACCCGAGTCGTCGCGTTCGGCTTGCTCCGGGATGGGCTCGGACCCGACGTCCTCGGCCCCCCCGGCCTGATGGGCCTGCTCGACTCGAATCGGGTCGACGTCCAGGACGTGGCCCGGGTGCTCGTCCTCCGGCACGTCGACCGCTTCGACCCCGTCGAACTGGTCCCCCGGCTGGTCGAGCACCCTCATCCGAATATGAGGCGGTTCGCGCTCGACCTCGTGATCGACCACCTCCCCGACGGGGCCGAGGCCCTCGACCGCCTCTCCTGGTTCTTCCGAGCCGCCCTCTTCGACCTCCGGCCCGAGCGGCCGGTCAAGCGACGCATCATCAACTTTCTCCGCGACCGGGGCCTCCGGGACCCGTTCCAGGCCCGTGTCGCCGCCGAGCTGCTCGGCGACTTCGCCCGATCGGCGACCCGGTCCGACGCCGACCGGGCGTTGCACGCGGTCGTCTCGATCCTGATCGCGCACCCCGACACGCCCTCCGACGTCTCGATCGGCCACTCGGCGGGAGGCGTCGCATGA
- a CDS encoding glycosyltransferase family 2 protein — protein MEDHPAGPACPGPRGQWSLSVVVPVRDGGDAFRRCLRALRETSGADFELIVVDDGSRDDSAALAEEAGAVVVRHDRPLGPAAARNDGARAASAPVIFFLDADVAVRPDAPARVLSRFAGDPGLGAVFGSYDAEPTAPGLVSRFRNLLHHYTHQAGSFRDEARPAHTFWTGCGAIRRELFLAMGGFDPQLYRRPAIEDIELGYRLTRAGHRIELIRDLQVTHLKRWTFREVIRTDVLRRGVPWTLLMLRSGVAETDLNVSGTQRASVAATGLTGLGVLLSPIEPSALALLVLGPAAVVTLNARFYRFLARRLGLPRATLSVPLHLLYFCCCGVSVAIAVTIWLAQRRARQPIADRQPLRPRPDGPASTAAGPHAGSTPDSRSRHPWSRTEMHP, from the coding sequence ATGGAAGATCACCCCGCCGGTCCGGCATGCCCGGGGCCCCGGGGGCAGTGGTCCCTGTCGGTGGTCGTCCCCGTCCGAGACGGGGGGGACGCCTTCAGGCGCTGCCTCCGGGCGCTCCGAGAGACATCCGGGGCGGACTTCGAACTGATCGTCGTCGACGACGGCTCCCGGGACGACTCGGCCGCCCTGGCCGAGGAGGCCGGGGCCGTCGTCGTGCGGCACGACCGGCCGCTCGGCCCCGCCGCCGCCCGGAATGACGGCGCCCGGGCCGCCTCCGCGCCGGTGATCTTCTTCCTCGACGCCGACGTCGCCGTCCGCCCCGATGCACCGGCCCGGGTCCTCTCCCGGTTCGCGGGCGACCCCGGCCTTGGCGCGGTGTTCGGCTCCTACGACGCGGAGCCGACGGCCCCCGGGCTCGTCAGCCGGTTCCGCAACCTACTGCACCATTACACGCATCAGGCCGGCTCGTTCCGAGACGAGGCCCGGCCGGCACACACCTTCTGGACCGGCTGCGGGGCGATCCGCCGCGAGCTGTTCCTGGCGATGGGAGGCTTCGACCCCCAGCTCTACCGCCGCCCGGCGATCGAGGACATCGAGCTCGGCTACCGCCTGACCCGGGCAGGCCATCGGATCGAGCTCATCCGCGACCTCCAGGTCACGCACCTGAAGCGCTGGACGTTCCGCGAGGTGATCCGCACGGATGTCCTCCGCAGGGGCGTCCCCTGGACGCTGTTGATGCTCCGATCCGGCGTGGCCGAGACGGACCTGAACGTGAGCGGGACGCAGCGGGCGAGCGTCGCGGCCACGGGACTGACGGGGCTCGGCGTGCTGCTGTCGCCGATCGAGCCCTCGGCGCTGGCCTTGCTCGTCCTCGGGCCGGCGGCGGTCGTCACCCTGAACGCCCGGTTCTACCGGTTCCTGGCCCGCCGGCTCGGGTTGCCCAGGGCGACCTTGAGCGTCCCGCTCCACCTGCTGTATTTCTGCTGTTGCGGCGTGTCGGTGGCGATCGCGGTGACGATCTGGCTGGCCCAGCGGAGGGCCCGGCAGCCGATCGCCGACCGCCAGCCCTTGCGCCCCCGGCCCGACGGCCCGGCGTCGACGGCCGCCGGGCCCCACGCCGGATCGACCCCAGACTCCCGGAGTCGCCACCCATGGTCCCGGACCGAGATGCACCCCTGA
- a CDS encoding DoxX family protein, producing the protein MNPHRGSRIAGLVLHLLIGGLMIFAGSMKALGLVPEEAKQEMAGSAIADNLVLIGTGELASAILLIVPRTLSLGVLLTSGFWGGAICMHLSQGDSYVMQSALLALTWVGAWLRCPALLSSFRSGASSGTANSPASVVGDPS; encoded by the coding sequence ATGAACCCCCATCGCGGATCGCGGATCGCCGGCCTGGTGCTCCACCTGCTCATCGGCGGGCTGATGATCTTCGCCGGGTCGATGAAGGCCCTCGGACTGGTGCCGGAGGAGGCGAAGCAGGAGATGGCCGGCTCGGCGATCGCCGACAACCTCGTCCTGATCGGGACCGGGGAACTGGCCTCGGCCATCCTGCTGATCGTGCCCCGGACCCTCTCCCTCGGCGTCCTGCTGACCAGCGGCTTCTGGGGAGGGGCGATCTGCATGCACCTGTCACAGGGTGACTCCTACGTCATGCAGTCGGCGTTGCTGGCGCTGACGTGGGTCGGCGCCTGGTTGCGCTGCCCGGCGCTGCTGTCCAGCTTCCGGTCAGGCGCGTCGTCGGGCACGGCGAATTCCCCCGCCTCGGTGGTCGGCGACCCGAGTTGA
- a CDS encoding macro domain-containing protein has translation MDIRVVLVDVNSKVVAAWRSTFEENPEVEVVSGSMLDQRVDAWVTPTNARASMDGGLDAVIKNHLGKGIEKRVQAEVRRLHGGLLPVGKAVCVPTGSGRPSFLISTPTMMGSSEDISDSLNVAAACAAAFQAVHMQNDREPGSIGSVALPGLGAQTGRVPVEICADLMWTGYTLFRRRVLFADFAEMRAALEAELGPLGTSATFPGSPKSKAKSEGGPSPTTSAPASAASNGHPAGPPADEDFDDF, from the coding sequence ATGGACATCCGGGTCGTCCTCGTGGACGTGAATTCGAAGGTCGTGGCCGCCTGGCGGTCAACCTTCGAGGAGAACCCCGAGGTGGAGGTCGTCAGCGGCTCGATGCTCGACCAGCGGGTCGACGCCTGGGTCACCCCCACGAATGCCCGGGCCAGCATGGACGGCGGCCTCGATGCCGTCATCAAGAACCACCTCGGCAAGGGGATCGAGAAACGGGTCCAGGCCGAGGTCCGGCGGCTGCACGGCGGGTTGCTCCCCGTCGGCAAGGCGGTCTGCGTGCCGACCGGCTCGGGGCGCCCCTCGTTCCTGATCTCGACGCCGACGATGATGGGCTCATCGGAGGACATCAGCGACTCGCTCAACGTGGCCGCCGCCTGCGCCGCCGCCTTCCAGGCGGTGCACATGCAGAACGACCGGGAGCCCGGCAGCATCGGCTCGGTCGCCCTACCGGGGCTCGGCGCCCAGACCGGTCGCGTCCCGGTCGAGATCTGCGCCGACCTGATGTGGACCGGGTACACCCTCTTCCGCCGCCGCGTCCTCTTCGCCGACTTCGCCGAGATGCGGGCCGCCCTGGAGGCGGAGCTCGGGCCGCTCGGCACCTCGGCCACCTTCCCGGGCTCGCCGAAGTCCAAGGCGAAGTCCGAGGGCGGGCCATCGCCGACCACTTCGGCCCCGGCCTCGGCAGCCTCGAATGGCCATCCGGCGGGCCCGCCCGCCGACGAAGACTTCGACGATTTCTGA
- a CDS encoding SWIM zinc finger family protein, which yields MIASHRYAGRSGIVNGPSSARVSFATDTFREPTFFRGTIGRPVVFREALAALYEVVVSDFAYRPKDRLEYRAWLEEQDRKFLAGLGLNRMRDLGRAEQLQARLAELDRARLERLKPFHRARIDYFQYAYTNWFERSLILDPVVTVHPDEVSFEAFSRDESTYARLAAAHEAFDRVDEFECGTTNIDFSPRLHGELERIRSYRRTRLDVGPTGLAVATEGDEGHVEKKIELPDSWVSGFLQVHSAMSLGLTRLRLAPVDLFNICRALRRRRARTSPRALRYELEPGRPARVVLEPWEQVIQLSPASTFEGSKPVVVRTWGRDRLWTLARLIPACRSVDVHLAGLGLPSIYVLDLGPIRFTLALSGWTDNDWTSGGSKFDLLARRLDVSSGELSRSYETLRSLRLATDADLAERAGLGVEKARSALSFLCQVGRAMYDLGGGVYRHRDLFLEPFSADQAATQVKQAPAPAGSSEAKAHAIVDHSGIRIIARRPVSTGYKVSGSATDSGGRRVRPLLHVDLDGRIVEGSCTCRSFARHGMTRGPCEHLLALRLAHMERLEQEDRPDA from the coding sequence ATGATCGCCTCGCACCGCTACGCCGGTCGGAGCGGCATCGTCAACGGGCCCTCCTCCGCCCGGGTCTCCTTCGCCACCGACACGTTCCGGGAGCCGACCTTCTTCCGGGGCACGATCGGCCGCCCCGTGGTCTTCCGGGAGGCCCTCGCCGCCCTGTACGAGGTGGTCGTCAGCGACTTCGCGTACCGCCCGAAAGACCGCCTCGAATACAGGGCCTGGCTCGAGGAGCAGGACCGAAAGTTCCTCGCCGGGCTCGGCCTGAATCGCATGCGAGACCTCGGACGAGCCGAGCAACTCCAGGCCCGCCTCGCCGAGCTTGACCGCGCCCGGCTCGAGCGCCTCAAGCCGTTCCACCGGGCCCGGATCGACTATTTCCAGTATGCGTATACCAACTGGTTCGAACGTTCCCTGATCCTCGACCCCGTGGTGACGGTCCACCCCGACGAGGTCTCCTTCGAGGCCTTCTCCCGGGACGAGAGCACCTATGCCCGCCTCGCCGCCGCCCACGAGGCATTCGACCGGGTCGACGAGTTCGAATGCGGCACCACGAACATCGACTTCAGCCCCCGATTGCACGGCGAGCTGGAGCGAATCCGCTCCTACCGCCGCACCCGGCTCGACGTCGGCCCTACCGGCCTGGCCGTCGCCACCGAGGGCGATGAGGGCCACGTCGAGAAGAAGATCGAGCTGCCGGATTCCTGGGTCTCCGGATTCCTCCAGGTCCACAGCGCCATGTCGCTCGGCCTGACCCGGCTCCGCCTCGCCCCGGTCGACCTGTTCAACATCTGCCGGGCGTTGCGTCGCCGGCGGGCGAGGACCTCCCCGAGGGCCCTCCGCTACGAGCTGGAGCCGGGGCGACCCGCCAGGGTCGTCCTGGAGCCCTGGGAGCAGGTCATCCAGCTCTCTCCCGCGTCGACCTTCGAGGGCTCGAAGCCCGTCGTGGTCCGCACCTGGGGCCGAGACCGGCTTTGGACCCTGGCCCGCCTGATCCCCGCCTGCCGGTCGGTCGACGTCCACCTCGCCGGGCTCGGCCTGCCGAGCATCTATGTGCTCGACCTCGGGCCGATCCGTTTCACCCTCGCCCTCTCCGGCTGGACCGACAACGATTGGACCTCCGGCGGCTCGAAGTTCGACCTCCTGGCCCGCCGCCTCGACGTCTCCTCGGGCGAACTCTCGCGTTCGTATGAAACCTTGAGGTCGCTCCGCCTCGCCACCGACGCCGATCTCGCGGAGCGTGCCGGCCTCGGGGTCGAGAAGGCCCGAAGCGCCCTGTCGTTCCTCTGCCAGGTCGGGAGGGCCATGTACGACCTCGGCGGCGGTGTTTACCGGCACCGGGACCTGTTCCTGGAGCCGTTCTCCGCCGATCAGGCCGCGACGCAGGTGAAACAGGCCCCCGCCCCGGCCGGCTCCAGCGAGGCCAAGGCCCATGCGATCGTCGATCACTCCGGCATCCGGATCATCGCCCGGCGTCCGGTTTCCACCGGCTACAAGGTCAGCGGCAGCGCCACCGATTCCGGCGGCCGACGCGTCCGCCCGTTGCTCCATGTCGACCTCGACGGCCGGATCGTCGAGGGCTCGTGCACCTGCCGGTCGTTCGCCAGGCACGGGATGACCAGGGGGCCCTGCGAGCACCTCCTGGCGCTCCGACTGGCCCACATGGAACGCCTCGAACAGGAGGACCGACCCGACGCGTGA